The window TCTACTATAATAGTAGATATTGATTAGTACCTGATCCAACCACATCTATTCAAAATCCTCTAGAAGTTCTACCCATAGCAGCCATGAAACGTAATGAAAAGTATATTCTGTATATCTTTCCCTTGGATTCCTTGAAACAAATAGCATTATAATGTTATCTACATCTTCTGCAATTATCGTTATTGCTAAAAATCTGCCACAGTGTCCCTGTCATTTACTTTTCATATTCACAGTCATTGATAAATGTAAAAGGTGAGTaggtggagaaaataaaaagactgagtaTCTTTTCCATGTCAGTTGCCCTTGATGTTCACCCTGAGCACTTTGCATAAGCCCTGCTTGAGCTCCTTGTTCTTGAGAGCATACACCATGGAGTTGAGGGCAGGAGGGATAACATTGTGCAGCACATTAAGTAGAACTGGGATCAGGAGAAGTCATCCCTGCACTATGAGTGATGGAAATGACAAGGACCACAGtgtagaagaaaagaattaacaTGAGGTGGGAAATGCAGGTACTTAAGGCCTTGGATGCAGCTTCTTTGGAGTTGAGCTTTAGTACAGACTGAAGGATCAAAGCATATGATACAATAATCACACCCAGATCGATTCCCATAATCATTCAAGCCAGAAATATCTGATTGATACTGTTGATTTTCCTGTCATCACAGGAGAGACTAGTGACTCCAAGATTAGAACAAAGACAATGCTCAATTTGATTCCGAGAACAGTCATTTCTATGGGCAGCTAAGATGGGCACTGAAATTGAACATAGACAGTTTCTAATTGTCATGAGCACAGTTGCTTTGACCACAAAAGAGTCAGTAACTATTGATGGATATCTCAGTGGTTGACAAATGGCTACATACCTGTCTATAGCCATGCAGACAAAGATACTTGACTCCATGGCCACAAAACAATGGATGGCATACATCTGAGCAAAGCACTCAGGGAGGCTGATGGCCTTAGCATTAAACCACAAGATGGTCAAAATTTTAGGCATGATGGTGGTAGCCAGGCCCATGTCCACCATGACCAGGATGCCCAGGAAATGGTACATAGGCTGATGCAGACTTGCCTCTTGGTGGATGATGGTCAGGATCAGGATGTTGGCCCCAAGTGCTAAGAGGTAGAGCAGAGCCAAGGGTAGGGAGAGCCAGTGCTGCCAGCTGTGGATGCCTGGGAATCCCATCAGAATGAACTCAGACACCTGGAAGTGAGATCTGTTGGAACCTCTGAGATCCTGGAGCATCCTttagtgagaaagaaaaaagcttaTTGTTACAACTCTTAAATATCGGTGTGAGAGTTTTGGAAATTGTCTAATCCAGGATCATGATATTAAGGGGAATTTAGTATCTCTCATGTTCTCATCCTTTCACTCACGTTTGTTACTTCTTTCTTAAGAAAAAGGAATTCTAATTGGAGACTTGatccatttgtttattcaatAAACCATGTCCCTAATTAAAGAACTAATTATTAGAGAAAATTAGGACTGTGTTAAAGATCATTCACATTGTAGGTCACACTAGCAGAAGATGAAAGGGATCTGATATCACAGTCTGACTGTGAAGTTTGACTTTGCTAATAAATTGGTAGCTTTAAAGACCTAAAGTGTAGACACAGTAGAGGTTTTCAAGTATGAAACTTCTGCTGGAGGTTagataataactttttaaagttatgtaCTTGAGATATTGGGAACTcgtgtgaatgtgtatgtgtgtgtgtacagatatatatttaaacaaacaCATGTATAAGTTATAGTTAATTATGGTG of the Sciurus carolinensis chromosome 11, mSciCar1.2, whole genome shotgun sequence genome contains:
- the LOC124959534 gene encoding LOW QUALITY PROTEIN: putative olfactory receptor 56B2 (The sequence of the model RefSeq protein was modified relative to this genomic sequence to represent the inferred CDS: inserted 2 bases in 1 codon; substituted 1 base at 1 genomic stop codon), whose product is MLQDLRGSNRSHFQVSEFILMGFPGIHSWQHWLSLPLALLYLLALGANILILTIIHQEASLHQPMYHFLGILVMVDMGLATTIMPKILTILWFNAKAISLPECFAQMYAIHCFVAMESSIFVCMAIDRYVAICQPLRYPSIVTDSFVVKATVLMTIRNCLCSISVPILAAHRNDCSRNQIEHCLCSNLGVTSLSCDDRKINSINQIFLAXMIMGIDLGVIIVSYALILQSVLKLNSKEAASKALSTCISHLMLILFFYTVVLVISITHSAGMTSPXIPVLLNVLHNVIPPALNSMVYALKNKELKQGLCKVLRVNIKGN